The Methanothrix sp. DNA window CACCTGAGAAAGCCACTGAAGGATCTATCGGGAAGAGCAGAGTCGTATCAGGCATCATCATGAAATGGTAGAGAAGCAAAGGGTGCAGGCTCTGGTTCAGGGCATGCGGGAAGTCACCAGAAGTGTTGAAGTGGGTGTGATATGTCATCGGTATTGCTTGTGGAGGACGACGAGAACCATGCGTCACTCTTTATAAGATCCTTTGAAGAAATGAACATGGGAAGGATCTACTGGGTGAGTGATGGAGAGCAGGCGCTCGATTTCCTGCTCCATCGTGGCAGATATGTGGACAGCAGCATCAGCCCCAGGCCGGACCTCATCCTTCTCGATCTCAGGCTTCCGAGAATGGATGGCATGGATCTCCTCAAGGAGATCAAGCGTTCTGAGGATCTTAGGAGCATACCGGTGGTGATACTGACCACATCAAAGAACAGGCATGATATCAGAAACGCGTACATGAACCATGCTAACAGCTATCTCATAAAGCCGCTTGGATTCAACAAGTTCCAGGAGCTGGCGAGAACTGTGTGCACGTACTGGCTCACGTGGAACACCCTGCCGCCAGGGAACGATGCGCCCAACAAAAGCGCTGCAGAGAACGCCTCTTTGGCATGACTCTCTGGCGCAGACCGGATTGTCCATGCGGAGTGTAGCTGTGAGACCGAATATGGGAGTGATACCGTGATCAAGCATGTATGTATGTGGGTGTTGGTTGGGGTATTCCTGATCAGCGGTCTGGCTCTTGGCGGATACGACCTCAACCCCGGCGCAGGCGTTGTGAATATGAGCCTGCAGGATTTCAAGTCTCTTCTGCAATCGTCTGGAGCAAAAGAGGTATCTGTACCGATTCCCCAGGCGGCTGGATCCTCGGCGGTGGAAAGCGCGGTTTACACAACCCAGGCCCCGCCAGAGACTGATTTAGGTGAGCTGCTTGCGTTCGATGATATGGACCAATCGTCTTACGTCTACTACGGCGGCAGCTACATGCCCTGGGGGAGGTTCAGCGCGATCTTTCCACAGGACACGCCCCTGATGTGGATCAGACGGCATAACGGGTGGTCGTGGTATGCCACAATGCCTCTTGGCACGTGGTCAGAGATGCTGATGTTCATTCCGGATGCATCGCCTGTTTACATCTACGAGATATACCCACAGGGGTTCGTGTGGAGGTACGATTTTGGATATGTGGACCCTGGCTTCTACCGCATCTGGTACTATGCAGATATCCCTGGAAGGCATGAATGTCTCCTCTACTCAGGGGGCATGTTCAGCAACCGCGTGGTTGTTGATGTTTTCCATCAGTGGATCCCGCCGGAGCCGTCACCAGGCCCCTCTCCACGGGAGGTCTGCGAGAGCAACCCCCAGTGCAGCTGGGTCAACGGGAAGTGCTACTGTCGCGGCCTGATTCCTCCAGACGATCCGGAGAAGCAGCGATGCGAGCAGAACCCGATGTGCCAGTGGGTCAACGGGCAGTGCCTGTGCACAGGACTGATTCCAGATGATCCGGAGAAGCAGCAGTGCGAGCGCAACCCCATGTGCCGCTGGGTCAACGGGCAGTGTCTGTGCACAGGGCTGATAGGGACAGAGGCAGATGATGGCATGATTGGATCTGCACTGCCGGAGCAGTGACCTGTATGAGCTACACCCGTACACCTTGAGCCCGGATGGTGATCAGGCTCGAATGATGGATCGGAAGAGGCGTTGCGGAATCATGGATTCTGTGATGCCTCTTTTCGCGCCTCGAATGATATCGCACCGAAAATAAAACCTATCAGCAGATCCACAGGGATGCGGATAATGCGGGCTGACAGAGGTCTTCTGATCACCCTCGAGGGGATTGATGGTGCTGGAAAGACGACCATCGCAGGAATGCTAAAGATGAGGTTTCCGGATTTCGTCTTCACCAGAGAGCCGACTGAGGGGCCTGTTGGAAAAATGGCCAGGAGAACAGAGGAGCCGCTCGAGCAGCTCTTTTTATTCATGGCGGACCATGCGAACCACCTCCGCTCATGCATACTCCCGTCCATAAGCAGCGGGAAGGTGGTGGTATCAGACAGATACATAGACTCGCGCGCCGCGTACCAGGGCGCTCTTCTCAGGGAGATGATCCCGATCGATTGGATATACGATCTTCACAGGCCCTGGTCGCTGATGCCTGATATGACTCTGCTCTTCCGGATAGATCCGTCAGTTGCTTTGGAGAGGTGCACGAAGCGCGGCGCGACCTCGCTCTTCGAGATGGAGACGCTCCTGAGAGAGGTGAGCAGGAACTTCGATATCATGGCCTCGAGGGAGCCTGAGAGGTTCGTGGTGATAGATGCGGAAAGGGGGATCCCGGAGGTTGCAGAGCATGCAGCCTCCGAGATCTTGAAGCTGCTCCGGCGCAGGGACAGCCAGGGTGGAGATCTGCTGTAGACCCCCGTGCCTTATCCTCTCTGAGAGCATCACGCACGCACGAACCTATCCTTCGCAGCGCCACACTGCGGGCACCTCCAGTCTGCCGGCAGCTCATCGAAGGGCGTCCCTGGCTGGATCCCCTGGCTCGGATCCCCGACCGCTGGATCGTACTCGTAGCCGCAGACCGTGCATCTGTAATTTGGAGATGCTGATGCGCCTATACCCACAAGCGTAAGCGCGCCGCTACTTTCCTCCACCCTTCCTGTTGTGTACTGCAACTCCGATAGGGCTGATATGATGGTCTCTGCGAACTCCGATGACGCCCCGGGGTCCCTGCCTGTTATTATCGCGCCGTCTCTGACAACAGGCGCGTCTGTGTAGTTCACGTTCTTCTGGATCAGATACGTGCTGTCCGCACATGTCGCATTTCTGTTCGTCAGCAATCCTGCGCTCGCAAGTATGTTCGGAGCCAGGCAGATCGCGGCCACGATCATCCCTCTGTCATATGCGCTCCTGGCCAGGTTCACATAATCGCTGTCCTGGTGGAGCTTCAGCTCCTCTATGCCGATTCCCCCGACGAAGACGACCGCTCTGTACTTTGATAGATTCACATTTCTGATGTCGACATCCACAGACACATTCTCACCGCCCATAGAGGTGGCGGTGGTGATGCCCTTCGAGCCCACATCCACATCCAGCCCGCGCCTCTCAAATGCCTCCTTCGGGATGTTCAGCTCAATTTCCTGGTAGTTTCTGGGAGCAACGACCATCAGGACGCTGCCACTGAGATTGTAGAGACCTGCCGCATCGCTCTGCGCATGCGAGCCCAGCTGGGATGTCTCGAGCGTCTGAACAGGAGCCATCTCCTCGCCGGTATCCTCGGTGACATATCCAGTCTGTTCTGTGAGACCCTCGCATGGAACGAGCACGAAGTTTCCAGCGAAGGTGAGCGTTCCGAGAGTGTAATAGCATGTAGGACAGTACCAGTCAGGGTTATTCGGATCTAGGCTCATTATGCTTCCCAGAGCTGTCTGGTAGTACTGAGCCCCGGCCGGCACGCTGACTTCGAGCGAATAAACACTGCCGCATACAGGGCACACCCAGCATGATGTTGTGCCAGAGATCTGTCCAGATGCGGACACGATAAGAGCCGCCATGACGGCCATATGGAGAAGAGCGTATCTCATGTGAGGTCCTCCCTTAGGGAGCAGCAGGATTCGAAAGGTCAAACAGATAAGATCCTTCCTTCCCGCCCTGGCCCGGCAGTTCAGAGCCACAGCCATCATCAGCCTTTGTAGTATGTGCTGTAACCTCCCTGAGGGACAGGGCTCCCTGATTGTCTCTTTGGAGATCGAGCTACATATACTTTTTTGGATGTCACATGCCATCCATGCAGCATTGTGCCAGTGAATGCTGAGTTCTGAGAGCACATCAGTTTATTCGAGCACACGAGCATGAAAAAGAAGCTGTTCCATGCGTCATCGGTTAAGATCGACATGTGTAGAATTGGACTTAATAGTCTTATCTCGCCTCAGTACTGCTATCAGGACTCAAGTCCACAGGCTGTCGATTTGAATCAAACTCTCCACTATGGGGAGATCTCAATTTGTCAAATTTCATGATCACTATATTTTCATAAAATCCTTAACCGATGACCAATGGAAGCTGTTCTGGTCCTGGAAATAGCTTTCATGTATTCAGCAACTTGGAGGTCATTCGGGAGGTTGCTGAACACACTCATTCGCTTGTCAGGCCTTCGACGCAGTCGAAGATAAGTCGAAACGAGCGCATAGCATAACTGATGCCTCTTCTGGCAGGTCATCAGATGATAAGAGCGCTGGGAATTTCATACCAACCCCCGATCTTCGGAAAACGAGACGCACCACCATTTGAATATTCTCCCGATGTCTTCGTCACAGCAGACTGATGCGCCTCTCAGCGGTCCTCCCTCTCAGGATGCTCTCCGCCCTCCTGAGATCATCGGGAGTATTGACGTTGAAGAAGCTCAGGAGCTCAGGATCCACACCTCTGAAGATACCAGCATCCACAAATCTGATGTCAAGCCATGCCAGCGGCGCTGATACCCTGCGCGCACCTCTCACGATCGCGATTCTGCATGCCTCCTCGAGCTGTCTCGCGAGGTAAACCGCATGGAGCCTCTCAGGAATGTCATTAAGAACAGGAACTGCGCCGTCGTGGCCATCAGCGAGTGAGAAGAGACCATCTATTATATCAGAATTCAAAAAGGGCATGTCGCAGCCTGCTGCGAATGCGTAGCGTCCGCGCGCTGCATCCATTCCGGCCTGGAGGCCTGCGATCGGCCCCACGCCATGTGCGCGATCTATCACCACCCTGCAGCCGGAAGTCGCACATTCAAGCCTCGCAGCCTGCGCCTCATCTCTCATGACAACAATGAGATCATCGACCACATCAGATATTCTCTCGATCACATGCTCGATAAGGGGTCTGTTGCAGAGCATGACGGACGCCTTCTCTGCGCCCATCCGTCTTCCTTCTCCTCCGGCAAGTATAACAGCAGACCTCATAACCTCCAGCCCATCTTCTCGCAGTCCCTCGAGAAGGTCTGCATGAGAACGGATGCTGGGTCTTTATGAGACGCAGTCACCCTCAAAAGCGTGTGCTCTCTGCTCATGGTCGCGGTTCCTGCGCTGACCTCCTTCATCACTCTCTCTATCGCATCAGCGTTGATCCTCCCCAGTCCCTGAAGCGCCCTTCCAGCAGCATCTCTTGTGTACCTGTTCCCCAGAACGATGAGCGAGGCACCACCCCTCCCGGAGATCCTGGCGTTCCCGTCGATCACATCCACGATGAGATACGCGCCGGATGTGACATACACCCTTCTGCGTTTGCTGCTGGAGACTGAGACCTCAGTCACCTCTCCAGCAAGCACATCCCCCTCACGCCAGACCTTCTCCCTGCCGTCAGATATGTATATCGTCGCAGAAAGCTCTCCGGCCCTCCTGAGCAGCTCCTCATCATCGCGTATCCTGCCAGAGTACAGCTCCTCCTCAAGCGACCTGCAATCACCGGCGAATGCTATGCTCCTCTTGTCGCCTGCGATCACCGCCTCCCTGCCGGAGAACGCGATAATCAGGCTCATGATCTCCGCCTCTTGAGCGAGAGCTCTGCAGCCATCACGGTCTGACTCATGAGCATTGCGACGGTGAGCGGCCCAACACCGCCTGGCACCGGCGTTATCCCAGCTGCCTTCTCCCTGACGGCATCAAAATCGACATCTCCTACCGTCTTGCCATTCACTTTATTTATGCCCACATCGAACACGTATGCTCCATCTCTGACCATATCTGCCTTTATGAGCCTGGGAACCCCTGCAGCGACCACGAGTATCTCAGCATCTCTGGTGTGCTCTTTCAGATCCCTGGTGTAGACATGGCAGACCTGGACTGTAGCGTTCCTGTTCAGGAGCATGGCTGCAAGCGGCTTTCCCACAACGTTGCTGTGCCCAACGATGACAGCCTCTGCACCCTCGATCTTCACTTCCAGCCGCTCTAGCGCATATATTATCCCTCTGGGGGTGCATGGAACAAGCCGCTCCGAGCCGAGCAGCAGCGCGCCCATGTTCTCCGGATGGAAGCCATCTGCGTCCTTCTCAGGAGCTATCGCCATCATCGCCTTCCTCGGATCGAGGTGCCCCGGCAGCGGCAGCTGTAGGAGTATCGCATGCACATCCTCTCTGCCGTTCAGCTCCATGATCGTTTTTATGAGGGTGTCCTCATCCGTATCCCCGGGAAGCACGATGTTCTCCGATCGTATGCCAACACGCTCGCATGCAGCATGTTTAATTCTCAGGTACATCTGAGAGGCAGGGTTGTCCCCGACGAGTATCGTGGCCAGGCCCGGAGTGAAGCCGAGCCTCCCGACCCTCTCCCTCACCCCGGCCTCGATATCTGACGCCAGCGCCTTTCCATCTATTATCAAGAGAGGATCACCTCATCAGAGCTCTGGATACAGCGGGAACCTCTCGCACAGGGCCCTGACCCTGGAGCGGACCGACTCTATGGTGGCGGGGTTCCTTATGTCCCGAATGACCTCTGTTATGAGATCCGCTATCTCCCTCATCTCGTTCTCCCTCATGCCTCTGGTTGTGACAGCTGGCGTGCCGATCCTGATCCCGCTTGTCACGAATGGAGTTCTCGGATCGAATGGAATCATGTTCTTGTTCAGAGCGATGCCAGCGCTCTCTAGGGCCTCGTCTGCCTCCTTTCCGGTTATGTTCTCCTTCAGAAGCTTGACCAGCATTAGGTGGTTATCTGTGCCTCCGGATACGAGATCAAATCCGTTCTCGATGAGCCTGCCGGCGAGAGCTGCTGCGTTCCTCACTATCTGCTCCTGATATCTCCTGAACTCAGGTGTCATCGCCTCCCGGAATGCGACGGCCTTCGCAGCTATCGTGTGCATCATCGGTCCGCCCTGTATTCCCGGAAAAACTGCTCTGTCTATCGCCTGGGCGAGCTCTTCCCTGCACATTATCACGCCGCCTCTCGGCCCGCGGAGGGTCTTGTGTGTTGTGGTCGTCACGATATCTGCATACGGTATCGGGCTTGGATGGACACCCGCAGCAACCAGACCTGCGATGTGTGCGATGTCGGCCATCAGGAGAGCTCCGACCTCGTCGGCGATCTCACGCATCGCTTTAAAATCTATGATCCTCGGATACGCAGAGGCGCCGCATACTATCATCCTCGGTCTGCATTTCCTGGCGATCTCCAGGACCTCTCCGTAATCCAGCATCTCCGTCTTCCTGCTCACCCCATATGGAACAACACGATAGAGCTTTCCTGAGAAGTTGACAGGGGATCCGTGAGAAAGGTGACCACCATGATCGAGGTTCATGCCCATTATGGTGTCCCCGGGGCTGAGCGTGGCGAAGTACGCGGCCATGTTCGCCTGAGAGCCGCTGTGCGGCTGTACATTAACGTGCTCAGCGCCGAAGAGTTCCCTGCATCTATCCCTTGCAAGGTTCTCGGCCTCATCCATGAATGTGCAGCCGCGGTAGTACCTCTTTCCCGGATAGCCCTCAGCGTACTTGTTGGTCATCACACAGCCCTGTGCCTCCATCACCGCAGGGCTGGTGAAGTTCTCCGCGGCGACAAGAACCAGGGTGTTTCTCTGCCGGTCCAGCTCCTTGCGTATCACCACTGATATCTCCGGGTCGACATGATCTAAGAGGCTCAATCGAATCACCATTATGGTTTTGATGGCAAATACGCTATGCAGATATAAGTCTATCTAGTGCTCAGCGACAAACTCGAGGAGATGGATGGCCGAGAGATCGAACGCTCTCATCCATCTGATGACCTGCACGAAGAGGCATCAGTCATGCTATCGTTCGTTTTGACTTAGTCGAAGGCGTGGCAATGAATGCTTTCAGCGACCACGTTGCATGATCTATAAGTTGCTGCTTACATAACTTTGACATTTTCGCTCTTATGTGTTTGGCAACTTGCGGGTCGTGCAATATGGCTGCTGAAAGTACTTATTCATTTACCTGGAATGTATAGCAAGCCCAGTGCTTCTATTGGGCAAGTTAACATATGGATAAGAGCGAAGCCAGAATCTCTGCCAGAGAATCGCATCATCGAAGATCTGCAGCATCGTCCTCTAAATAGTAGTCATTTGTCATCGGTTAAGGATTTTATGAAAATATATTGACCATGAAATTTGACAAATTGAGATCTCCCCATAGTGGAGAGTTTGATTCAAATCGACCGCCTGTGGACTTGAGTCCTGATAGCAGTACTGAGGCGAGATAAGACTATTAAGTCCAATTCTACACATGTCGATCTTAACCGATGACGCATGAAATAGTAGTAGGAGATGACAATGTCAGGTTATTCATCTGGACTAAGACGGCATATTCAGCCATTCGCGCCCGCGCCTGTGAACAGAAGCAAAAGCCAGTGGGACGATGGGCATCCCCGCATGTATGCAGTATCTGAGGGCAGAGGAGCAGCTCAATAGATGGTGAAAAGGAGATCCGGGCAGAATCTCCTGGATAGAGAGCAGCAGGGAGCAAACTCCGGTCTCCAGGCCGGAGTAAGCCTGTGTGATCACTGACCACTTGTTATGACCTTTACCCCCACAGGGGTCTTCGCTATGCTCCCCATCTTCGCTCCAATCAGATAGTCCAGGCCTTTTTCAGCCGCGATATCGAGAAGCCTCTGGGTGACCACTCCATCGAATATCACGCCATGGACGCTGCCGTTTGACTCCTTCAGCTCTTTTGCGAGGTCGCGCACAGCCACATCCCTTATCGGGTTGTTGTTTCTGTCGAAAAGCCTTGCCGTGAGCGTCCCGTCGAGCTCTTCGACGTGATGCTTGAACCACTCCCCGGCCTCCTCGGCCTCGATCTCCGGCTCCTCGTAGTGCTCATGGGCATCCTTCTGAAGCGCTCTGGTCTGGATCTCTGGCGGTGGAGCTATCTCAGCACGGTGCGCTATTGGGACCACCTGGGCGACAGTCCTGACAGAGACAGGTCTCTCCTTTATCAGGCTCTTACGCTTGGTCACGATCTCCCGCTTCTTTCTCGCAACCGGCTTGATCTTGTACATGTCCATGACCTGCTCGACCGGGATCTTCTGGCGGAGTGCGCGAATGATCTCCTTCTGCGTCAGCTCCTCCACGCACTTGCCCTCCGGCGCACGTGCGACGTAATCTATATCCGCGACCTGCAGAAGCTCCTTGACGATGAGCTCCCCGCCGCGGTCGCCATCTGTGAATGCTGTGGCGATCTTCTTCGAGCAGAGCTCTGTGATCGTGGGAGGTATGTTCGTACCGCCAACAGCGACGGCGTTCTTTATGCCGTACTTGAGAAGGTTCAGGACATCAGCCCGTCCCTCAACAACAAGAATCGCATCTGAGTCCAGCACGTTCGGACCCGCCGGCAGGTTGTCCTTGCCTATGTAGGTGATCTCCTCCACCCTCACAGACTGCTTGATCTCCTCAGTGATCTGCTCAGTCTCAAGGATGTTCTCATCGAACATCTCCACCAGTATCCTCTTCGCCCTGTCGATGATGTACTTCCTCTTCGCGGCTCTTACATCCTCTATCTTTGTAACCTGTATCCTTGCCATGCAGGGCCCAACCCGGTCTATGGTCTCAAGAGCTGCAGCCAGGATCGCGGTCTCGACCTTATCGAAGCTTGAGGGTATGGAGATCGTGCCCATCGACTTCCCGCCACTTGAGGATATCTGGACGTCTATCCTGCCGAGCCTTCCAGTCTTCTGCAGATCCCTGAGATCGAGATCGCTGCCCAGCAGCCCCTCCGTCTGGCCGAATATCGCTCCCACAACATCGGGCCGCTCCACTATGCCATCTGCAGTGATATCAGCGTAAATTATATATTTTGTTGTGTCAACATTCTGCATATAAGACACTCCAAATTTTAAAATAGTCAGATAAAAGTCACGCAGACCTTCACCGCCCGACAGGTCGACCTACCCACACTGTATCGGCGTCGCCCAACTGCTTCACCCTGCACAGTCCTTCAGCCAAAATACCCTTCAGGTGCCCTTCCTATCGAGCTGTAATGATCATGAACGTGCATTTATCCAACTATTCCCATGCTCATGTATCAGCTTTATGGATTATGTGATAACTGCCCACTGTGGTCCTACCGAGCTCTCATGTGAGATACAACGCTCTTACAATAGCTCCCACGCGAGCATCTATCAAAAAGTAAGGGGCAAAACTAGTTTAATAACTTTTTGGTACCACCCGATCGGCATACAATTTATAATACTAATACAATAAAAACATACCCCTGTCTGTATGCAATACTTTCACCTCTGCTCCAGACTCGAGCTTCATTCCAGCCGGGCGAATCGTGAGCACGGTCCGGTAGCTCTCCGGATCCAGAACCTCCACCACGCTCTCGTCAACGGAGATCACCACGCTCTTCCTGGCCTTCGAGCTGTCTCCTATGATCTCCGCAGCATCAGCCTCATCCTCAGATATGAAGAATCGCTCGCCCTTGTCCAGAGAGACAACCGCCGTCCTTCTCCCCTCAAACCCCACCACCTCCATCACCGTACCCTTTGAGTATATCACATCGCCCTTCCTGAGCCTGGGAAGGCGCACAAGCATGGTTGTCCGGAAGATGTCCTTCCCGTCCCTGCATCCCACAAGCTTCACAGATTCCTGGACCCTGCCGCCGAACCTCTGAGCGATGGTTTTTGCTATATGCCTTCCAAGCTGTGTGGAGCCCACAATGATGTCTATGCCTCCCCTGACGTCCTTTATGTCCTGTATGAATGCGAGCCGGTCGCCCTTCTTATATCCAGCCGCT harbors:
- a CDS encoding response regulator, encoding MSSVLLVEDDENHASLFIRSFEEMNMGRIYWVSDGEQALDFLLHRGRYVDSSISPRPDLILLDLRLPRMDGMDLLKEIKRSEDLRSIPVVILTTSKNRHDIRNAYMNHANSYLIKPLGFNKFQELARTVCTYWLTWNTLPPGNDAPNKSAAENASLA
- the tmk gene encoding dTMP kinase, with translation MRIMRADRGLLITLEGIDGAGKTTIAGMLKMRFPDFVFTREPTEGPVGKMARRTEEPLEQLFLFMADHANHLRSCILPSISSGKVVVSDRYIDSRAAYQGALLREMIPIDWIYDLHRPWSLMPDMTLLFRIDPSVALERCTKRGATSLFEMETLLREVSRNFDIMASREPERFVVIDAERGIPEVAEHAASEILKLLRRRDSQGGDLL
- a CDS encoding DJ-1/PfpI family protein, whose translation is MRYALLHMAVMAALIVSASGQISGTTSCWVCPVCGSVYSLEVSVPAGAQYYQTALGSIMSLDPNNPDWYCPTCYYTLGTLTFAGNFVLVPCEGLTEQTGYVTEDTGEEMAPVQTLETSQLGSHAQSDAAGLYNLSGSVLMVVAPRNYQEIELNIPKEAFERRGLDVDVGSKGITTATSMGGENVSVDVDIRNVNLSKYRAVVFVGGIGIEELKLHQDSDYVNLARSAYDRGMIVAAICLAPNILASAGLLTNRNATCADSTYLIQKNVNYTDAPVVRDGAIITGRDPGASSEFAETIISALSELQYTTGRVEESSGALTLVGIGASASPNYRCTVCGYEYDPAVGDPSQGIQPGTPFDELPADWRCPQCGAAKDRFVRA
- a CDS encoding molybdenum cofactor guanylyltransferase, whose product is MRSAVILAGGEGRRMGAEKASVMLCNRPLIEHVIERISDVVDDLIVVMRDEAQAARLECATSGCRVVIDRAHGVGPIAGLQAGMDAARGRYAFAAGCDMPFLNSDIIDGLFSLADGHDGAVPVLNDIPERLHAVYLARQLEEACRIAIVRGARRVSAPLAWLDIRFVDAGIFRGVDPELLSFFNVNTPDDLRRAESILRGRTAERRISLL
- a CDS encoding DUF2121 domain-containing protein, with protein sequence MSLIIAFSGREAVIAGDKRSIAFAGDCRSLEEELYSGRIRDDEELLRRAGELSATIYISDGREKVWREGDVLAGEVTEVSVSSSKRRRVYVTSGAYLIVDVIDGNARISGRGGASLIVLGNRYTRDAAGRALQGLGRINADAIERVMKEVSAGTATMSREHTLLRVTASHKDPASVLMQTFSRDCEKMGWRL
- a CDS encoding tetrahydrofolate dehydrogenase/cyclohydrolase catalytic domain-containing protein is translated as MIIDGKALASDIEAGVRERVGRLGFTPGLATILVGDNPASQMYLRIKHAACERVGIRSENIVLPGDTDEDTLIKTIMELNGREDVHAILLQLPLPGHLDPRKAMMAIAPEKDADGFHPENMGALLLGSERLVPCTPRGIIYALERLEVKIEGAEAVIVGHSNVVGKPLAAMLLNRNATVQVCHVYTRDLKEHTRDAEILVVAAGVPRLIKADMVRDGAYVFDVGINKVNGKTVGDVDFDAVREKAAGITPVPGGVGPLTVAMLMSQTVMAAELSLKRRRS
- the glyA gene encoding serine hydroxymethyltransferase, translating into MIRLSLLDHVDPEISVVIRKELDRQRNTLVLVAAENFTSPAVMEAQGCVMTNKYAEGYPGKRYYRGCTFMDEAENLARDRCRELFGAEHVNVQPHSGSQANMAAYFATLSPGDTIMGMNLDHGGHLSHGSPVNFSGKLYRVVPYGVSRKTEMLDYGEVLEIARKCRPRMIVCGASAYPRIIDFKAMREIADEVGALLMADIAHIAGLVAAGVHPSPIPYADIVTTTTHKTLRGPRGGVIMCREELAQAIDRAVFPGIQGGPMMHTIAAKAVAFREAMTPEFRRYQEQIVRNAAALAGRLIENGFDLVSGGTDNHLMLVKLLKENITGKEADEALESAGIALNKNMIPFDPRTPFVTSGIRIGTPAVTTRGMRENEMREIADLITEVIRDIRNPATIESVRSRVRALCERFPLYPEL
- the dnaG gene encoding DNA primase DnaG, whose amino-acid sequence is MQNVDTTKYIIYADITADGIVERPDVVGAIFGQTEGLLGSDLDLRDLQKTGRLGRIDVQISSSGGKSMGTISIPSSFDKVETAILAAALETIDRVGPCMARIQVTKIEDVRAAKRKYIIDRAKRILVEMFDENILETEQITEEIKQSVRVEEITYIGKDNLPAGPNVLDSDAILVVEGRADVLNLLKYGIKNAVAVGGTNIPPTITELCSKKIATAFTDGDRGGELIVKELLQVADIDYVARAPEGKCVEELTQKEIIRALRQKIPVEQVMDMYKIKPVARKKREIVTKRKSLIKERPVSVRTVAQVVPIAHRAEIAPPPEIQTRALQKDAHEHYEEPEIEAEEAGEWFKHHVEELDGTLTARLFDRNNNPIRDVAVRDLAKELKESNGSVHGVIFDGVVTQRLLDIAAEKGLDYLIGAKMGSIAKTPVGVKVITSGQ
- a CDS encoding 60S ribosomal export protein NMD3, whose amino-acid sequence is MKSICPRCGGASDDGLCLSCILETTEFMVCPDQIELVVCPVCGSILDRGRWRQSDSDLDELIRDALFKKISVHHELEDVELEILLHPRGSTRFVADVHLSGMFRGAIVHSDCQIRVRVSRRTCDRCSRISGRYFEGIVQVRRSERPPEESDLSEAREIAQSLAAAGYKKGDRLAFIQDIKDVRGGIDIIVGSTQLGRHIAKTIAQRFGGRVQESVKLVGCRDGKDIFRTTMLVRLPRLRKGDVIYSKGTVMEVVGFEGRRTAVVSLDKGERFFISEDEADAAEIIGDSSKARKSVVISVDESVVEVLDPESYRTVLTIRPAGMKLESGAEVKVLHTDRGMFLLY